The proteins below come from a single Burkholderia humptydooensis genomic window:
- a CDS encoding glycine zipper 2TM domain-containing protein produces MKSIRRIGVCAMLIATVASLSACDTMTTRQRNAAIGAGIGGVAGAAIGGNALSTIGGAAAGGLVGSQVGK; encoded by the coding sequence ATGAAATCGATTCGGCGTATTGGGGTGTGCGCAATGCTCATCGCGACGGTCGCGAGCCTGTCGGCTTGCGACACGATGACGACCCGACAACGTAACGCAGCAATCGGCGCGGGCATCGGCGGCGTCGCCGGCGCGGCGATCGGCGGCAACGCCCTGTCGACGATCGGCGGCGCGGCCGCGGGCGGCCTCGTAGGCAGCCAGGTCGGCAAGTAA
- the thiC gene encoding phosphomethylpyrimidine synthase ThiC, whose protein sequence is MNANPKFLSADARVDAAAVAPLPNSRKVYVTGSQPDIRVPMREITQADTPTSFGGEQNPPIYVYDTSGPYTDPDAKIDIRAGLPALRRRWIDARGDTEALTGLTSEYGRERAADPATAELRFPDLHRHPRRAKAGKNVTQMHYARQGIITPEMEFIAIRENQRRAEYLESLKASGPNGAKLAAMMGRQHAGQAFGAAAFGANAPGTDMLAGITPEFVRDEVARGRAIIPANINHPETEPMIIGRNFLVKINANIGNSAVTSSIGEEVDKMTWAIRWGGDTVMDLSTGKHIHETREWIIRNSPVPIGTVPIYQALEKVNGRAEDLTWEIFRDTLIEQAEQGVDYFTIHAGVRLQYVPLTANRMTGIVSRGGSIMAKWCLAHHKESFLYEHFEEICEIMKAYDVSFSLGDGLRPGSIYDANDEAQLGELKTLGELTQIAWKHDVQVMIEGPGHVPMQLIKENMDLQLDWCKEAPFYTLGPLTTDIAPGYDHITSGIGAAMIGWFGTAMLCYVTPKEHLGLPNKDDVKEGIITYKLAAHAADLAKGHPGAQVRDNALSKARFEFRWEDQFNLGLDPDKAREFHDETLPKDSAKVAHFCSMCGPHFCSMKITQDVREFAAQQGMSENDALRKGMEVKAVEFVKSGSEIYHRQ, encoded by the coding sequence ATGAACGCCAATCCCAAGTTCCTGTCGGCCGACGCCCGCGTCGACGCCGCCGCCGTCGCCCCGCTGCCGAATTCGCGCAAGGTCTACGTGACGGGCTCGCAACCCGACATTCGCGTGCCGATGCGTGAAATCACGCAAGCCGATACGCCGACGAGCTTCGGCGGCGAACAGAATCCGCCGATCTACGTCTACGACACGTCGGGCCCGTACACGGACCCGGACGCGAAGATCGACATCCGCGCGGGCCTGCCCGCGCTGCGCCGGCGCTGGATCGACGCGCGCGGCGACACCGAGGCGCTCACGGGCCTCACGAGCGAGTACGGCCGCGAACGCGCGGCGGACCCGGCGACGGCCGAGCTGCGCTTCCCCGATCTGCACCGTCATCCGCGCCGCGCGAAGGCCGGCAAGAACGTCACGCAGATGCACTACGCGCGTCAGGGTATCATCACGCCCGAGATGGAATTCATCGCGATTCGCGAGAACCAGCGCCGCGCCGAGTATCTGGAAAGCCTGAAGGCGAGCGGCCCGAACGGCGCGAAGCTCGCCGCGATGATGGGCCGCCAGCACGCGGGCCAGGCGTTCGGCGCCGCCGCGTTCGGCGCGAACGCGCCCGGCACGGACATGCTGGCCGGAATCACGCCGGAGTTCGTGCGCGACGAAGTCGCGCGCGGCCGCGCGATCATCCCCGCGAACATCAACCACCCGGAAACCGAGCCGATGATCATCGGCCGCAACTTCCTCGTGAAGATCAACGCGAACATCGGCAACTCGGCCGTCACGTCGTCGATCGGCGAGGAAGTCGACAAGATGACGTGGGCGATCCGCTGGGGCGGCGACACGGTGATGGACCTGTCGACCGGCAAGCACATCCACGAAACGCGCGAGTGGATCATCCGCAACAGCCCGGTGCCGATCGGCACGGTGCCGATCTACCAGGCGCTGGAAAAGGTCAACGGCCGCGCCGAGGACCTGACCTGGGAAATCTTCCGCGACACGCTGATCGAGCAGGCCGAGCAAGGCGTCGACTACTTCACGATCCACGCGGGCGTGCGCCTGCAGTACGTGCCGCTCACCGCGAACCGGATGACGGGCATCGTGTCGCGCGGCGGCTCGATCATGGCGAAGTGGTGCCTCGCGCACCACAAGGAAAGCTTCCTGTACGAGCACTTCGAAGAGATCTGCGAAATCATGAAGGCGTACGACGTGAGCTTCTCGCTCGGCGATGGCCTGCGCCCCGGCTCGATCTACGACGCGAACGACGAAGCGCAGTTGGGCGAGCTGAAGACGCTCGGCGAGCTCACGCAGATCGCGTGGAAGCATGACGTGCAGGTGATGATCGAGGGGCCCGGCCACGTGCCGATGCAGTTGATCAAGGAAAACATGGATCTGCAGCTCGACTGGTGCAAGGAAGCGCCGTTCTACACGCTCGGGCCGCTCACCACCGACATCGCGCCGGGCTACGACCACATCACGTCGGGCATCGGCGCCGCGATGATCGGCTGGTTCGGCACCGCGATGCTGTGCTACGTGACGCCGAAGGAGCACCTCGGTCTGCCGAACAAGGACGACGTGAAGGAAGGCATCATCACGTACAAGCTCGCCGCGCACGCGGCCGACCTCGCGAAGGGCCATCCGGGCGCGCAGGTGCGCGACAACGCGCTGTCGAAGGCGCGCTTCGAGTTCCGCTGGGAAGACCAGTTCAACTTGGGCCTCGACCCGGACAAGGCGCGCGAATTCCACGACGAAACGCTGCCGAAGGATTCGGCGAAGGTCGCGCACTTCTGCTCGATGTGCGGCCCGCACTTCTGCTCGATGAAGATCACGCAGGACGTGCGCGAGTTCGCCGCGCAGCAGGGCATGTCGGAAAACGACGCGCTGAGGAAAGGGATGGAAGTGAAGGCGGTCGAGTTCGTGAAGAGCGGCTCGGAGATCTATCATCGCCAGTGA